One genomic window of Aliiroseovarius sp. M344 includes the following:
- a CDS encoding FAD-dependent oxidoreductase, giving the protein MSDFPIKARVVIIGGGVVGASTLYHLGLKGWTDCVLLEKNELTAGSTWHAAGNVPTFSTSWAIMNMQRYSTELYARLGEEVDYPMNYHQTGSIRLAHTKERMQEFERACSMGRYQGIEMEIWTPEQAKEHYPFLEIHDLAGVLWDPSDGDIDPAQVTQALAKGARDMGQKILRFTPATGVTQKDDKTWIVHTDKGDIECDYVVNAAGYYAQRVGEWFKPYGGRTVPMMVMEHQYLLTEQIPEIEAHSKITGKKLPLIRDVDVSYYLRQEKNGYNLGPYEPNCKAHWVDASDQMPDDFSFQLWQEDLDRIEDIVVDAMARVPLMETSGVSSVINGPIPYAPDGLPLMGPMPGVANAFEACVFTFGIAQGGGAGKVMAEWIVDGATEWDMWAVDPRRYTDYTDQDYCDQKGMEVYGNEYAMHFPHHEWPAARDKKLSPVHDRVIAAGGVMGAYNGWERANWYAKESDDTSLEATHTWGRQGPWTQRVKEECEAVRDHCGVLDLPGFSRFKIKGPGADEWLRGLVTGALPKIGRVGLVYFADERGRIQTEMSVTREAEDQFILVTAATAQWHDQEWLQRHMPADRAFTLEDWTTRMDTLIVTGPASRDILETLCDADLSLPWLSLQESEIAGGWVALLRVSFAGELGWEVHAENADMPAIYDAIIAAGAKPFGMYALNSLRLEKGYRAWKGDLSTDYSMFEGGLDRFVKLDKPQDFPGKAALQAEKQQGSKKRFVTLLVDAGDCDAPYMSCIWSGDQIVGETTSGGWGYRINASIALGMVRSDLALPGTVLEVEIYGEKYHAVVQEDQPLWDPDNARLRA; this is encoded by the coding sequence ATGTCTGACTTCCCCATCAAAGCCCGCGTTGTCATTATTGGCGGCGGCGTCGTCGGTGCCTCGACGCTGTATCATTTGGGTCTGAAAGGTTGGACTGATTGTGTCCTTTTGGAAAAGAACGAACTGACCGCCGGGTCGACGTGGCACGCGGCAGGTAACGTCCCCACCTTCTCGACTTCGTGGGCGATCATGAACATGCAGCGCTATTCGACCGAGCTTTACGCGCGGCTGGGTGAGGAAGTCGACTATCCGATGAACTATCACCAGACCGGCTCGATCCGTTTGGCGCATACGAAAGAGCGGATGCAGGAGTTTGAGCGCGCCTGTTCCATGGGCCGCTATCAGGGCATTGAGATGGAGATCTGGACGCCAGAGCAAGCGAAAGAGCATTATCCGTTCTTGGAGATCCATGATCTCGCTGGCGTTCTTTGGGATCCGTCGGACGGGGATATCGACCCGGCGCAGGTCACACAGGCACTGGCCAAAGGCGCGCGTGACATGGGGCAGAAAATTCTGCGCTTCACCCCGGCGACTGGAGTCACCCAGAAGGACGACAAGACATGGATTGTGCACACCGACAAGGGTGACATCGAATGTGACTATGTGGTGAACGCAGCCGGGTATTATGCCCAGCGCGTTGGCGAATGGTTCAAGCCTTATGGCGGCCGCACGGTGCCAATGATGGTGATGGAGCACCAATACCTGCTGACAGAACAGATCCCCGAGATCGAAGCCCACAGCAAAATTACCGGCAAAAAGCTTCCCCTGATCCGCGATGTGGATGTGTCTTATTACCTGCGTCAGGAAAAGAACGGCTATAACCTTGGTCCCTACGAACCGAACTGCAAGGCGCATTGGGTCGACGCTAGCGACCAGATGCCCGACGATTTCAGCTTTCAGCTTTGGCAGGAAGATCTGGATCGGATCGAGGATATCGTGGTTGACGCCATGGCTCGCGTACCACTGATGGAGACCTCTGGCGTGTCCAGCGTGATCAACGGCCCGATCCCCTATGCGCCCGACGGGCTGCCTCTGATGGGGCCAATGCCGGGCGTCGCGAATGCGTTTGAGGCCTGCGTCTTCACCTTCGGCATCGCGCAAGGCGGCGGGGCTGGCAAGGTCATGGCCGAATGGATCGTCGATGGCGCGACCGAGTGGGACATGTGGGCGGTGGATCCGCGCCGTTACACTGACTACACCGACCAGGATTATTGCGATCAGAAGGGCATGGAGGTTTACGGCAACGAATACGCCATGCACTTCCCGCATCACGAATGGCCCGCCGCGCGCGACAAGAAACTGTCACCGGTGCACGACCGTGTGATCGCTGCAGGCGGTGTGATGGGTGCCTATAACGGTTGGGAACGTGCCAACTGGTATGCGAAAGAAAGCGACGATACATCGCTTGAGGCGACCCATACATGGGGCCGTCAGGGTCCGTGGACCCAACGCGTAAAAGAAGAATGCGAAGCGGTGCGCGACCATTGTGGCGTTCTGGACCTGCCGGGTTTCTCGCGGTTCAAAATCAAGGGTCCCGGCGCAGACGAATGGTTGCGCGGGCTGGTCACGGGTGCGCTGCCAAAGATTGGCCGGGTCGGTTTGGTTTACTTCGCGGACGAACGTGGCCGGATCCAAACCGAGATGTCGGTCACCCGAGAAGCTGAGGACCAGTTCATCCTCGTCACAGCTGCGACCGCGCAGTGGCACGACCAGGAATGGCTTCAACGCCACATGCCAGCAGACCGCGCCTTTACACTCGAGGATTGGACCACCCGGATGGACACCCTGATTGTCACAGGTCCAGCGTCCCGTGATATTCTTGAAACGTTGTGTGACGCTGATCTGTCGCTGCCTTGGCTTAGTCTTCAGGAAAGCGAAATCGCAGGGGGTTGGGTGGCACTGCTTCGGGTGTCCTTCGCCGGGGAACTTGGCTGGGAAGTCCATGCAGAGAATGCCGATATGCCCGCCATATATGACGCCATCATCGCCGCGGGTGCCAAGCCGTTCGGCATGTATGCCTTGAACTCCTTACGTCTGGAAAAAGGGTATCGTGCGTGGAAGGGCGATCTATCGACTGACTATTCAATGTTCGAAGGCGGTTTGGATCGCTTTGTGAAGCTGGACAAGCCGCAGGACTTTCCTGGCAAAGCGGCGCTTCAGGCCGAGAAACAGCAGGGATCGAAAAAACGTTTCGTCACCCTTCTGGTCGACGCTGGCGACTGCGACGCGCCCTACATGTCCTGCATCTGGTCGGGTGATCAGATCGTCGGAGAAACCACTTCGGGCGGGTGGGGCTATCGGATCAATGCCTCGATCGCGCTGGGCATGGTGCGGTCGGATTTGGCCTTGCCTGGGACTGTGCTGGAGGTCGAGATCTACGGCGAAAAATATCATGCCGTGGTTCAGGAGGACCAACCGCTGTGGGACCCCGACAACGCAAGGCTGCGCGCCTGA
- a CDS encoding GlxA family transcriptional regulator has product MTPLKEHIPIQVDILVADGFVLTEFSAIVEVLRTANRVSAKEVFRWQWYSRRGGPVTCRASITIDTLPIKTKPRADYVFVLGNSDPDAADLSLRKEIKAYQWAGARVFLLSEAASRYISETGEQLMNHTTHWENRALLNERGTPGVGSYALAAEDGKITTSAGMGASYDLVLGMLNGHISAASVATVADIFLHETIRTSSTLQPFGGKEMARTGKRSLDQCLELMQANLEEPLLISELVRYLAVSERSLERQFRSFLNTTPKAYYRELRLNYANTLLLKTSMSVRDVGLASGFPNGFSSLFRRHFGVTPMTLRRSRTSAG; this is encoded by the coding sequence GTGACACCGTTGAAGGAGCATATTCCGATCCAGGTCGATATACTGGTGGCAGATGGCTTTGTGCTGACCGAGTTTTCCGCCATTGTCGAAGTGTTACGCACGGCAAACCGTGTATCGGCAAAGGAAGTTTTTCGTTGGCAGTGGTATTCGCGGCGGGGCGGCCCGGTTACCTGTCGCGCTTCGATTACAATCGACACACTGCCAATCAAGACAAAACCAAGGGCGGACTATGTATTCGTGCTGGGGAATTCTGATCCCGACGCAGCGGATTTGTCACTGCGCAAAGAGATCAAGGCCTACCAATGGGCCGGGGCGCGGGTGTTTTTGCTGTCTGAGGCTGCAAGTCGTTACATTTCTGAAACCGGTGAACAGTTGATGAACCACACGACACATTGGGAAAATCGCGCGCTGCTGAATGAACGAGGCACGCCGGGTGTCGGGTCATACGCGCTGGCTGCAGAGGATGGGAAGATCACCACCAGCGCAGGTATGGGTGCGAGCTATGACCTTGTGCTGGGGATGCTCAATGGCCACATCAGCGCTGCGTCGGTGGCGACCGTGGCAGACATTTTCCTGCACGAGACGATCCGAACATCGTCGACCCTTCAGCCCTTTGGCGGCAAAGAGATGGCGCGTACCGGGAAGCGGTCGCTCGACCAGTGCCTTGAGCTGATGCAAGCCAACCTTGAGGAACCGCTGCTGATCTCAGAGCTGGTCCGGTATCTGGCCGTTTCCGAACGGTCTCTGGAACGGCAGTTCCGTAGCTTCCTGAACACAACACCCAAGGCCTATTACCGCGAGCTGCGTTTGAACTACGCCAATACGCTGCTTCTGAAAACGTCGATGAGTGTTCGGGACGTCGGGCTGGCAAGCGGATTTCCCAACGGGTTCTCGAGCTTGTTCAGACGGCATTTCGGCGTGACGCCAATGACGCTGCGGCGATCACGGACATCAGCCGGATGA